In Streptomyces chartreusis, the following proteins share a genomic window:
- the ispG gene encoding flavodoxin-dependent (E)-4-hydroxy-3-methylbut-2-enyl-diphosphate synthase → MTAISLGMPSVPTKLAERRKSRQIQVGTVPVGGDAPVSVQSMTTTRTTDIGATLQQIAELTASGCQIVRVACPTQDDADALATIARKSQIPVIADIHFQPKYVFAAIEAGCAAVRVNPGNIKQFDDKVKEIARAANDHGTPIRIGVNAGSLDRRLLQKYGKATPEALVESALWEASLFEEHDFRDIKISVKHNDPVVMVRAYQLLAESCDYPLHLGVTEAGPAFQGTIKSAVAFGALLSQGIGDTIRVSLSAPPVEEVKVGNQILESLNLKQRGLEIVSCPSCGRAQVDVYKLAEEVTAGLTGMEVPLRVAVMGCVVNGPGEAREADLGVASGNGKGQIFVKGEVIKTVPESKIVETLIEEAMKIAEQMEADGVASGEPSVAVAG, encoded by the coding sequence ATGACTGCGATTTCTCTCGGCATGCCGTCCGTACCGACCAAGCTCGCCGAGCGCCGGAAGAGCCGTCAGATCCAGGTCGGGACCGTCCCGGTCGGCGGGGACGCTCCGGTCTCGGTCCAGTCCATGACGACGACGCGTACGACGGACATCGGCGCCACGCTCCAGCAGATCGCCGAGCTCACCGCCTCCGGCTGCCAGATCGTGCGTGTGGCGTGCCCCACACAGGACGACGCCGACGCGCTCGCCACGATCGCCCGCAAGTCCCAGATCCCGGTGATCGCGGACATCCACTTCCAGCCGAAGTACGTCTTCGCCGCCATCGAGGCCGGCTGCGCCGCGGTCCGGGTCAACCCGGGCAACATCAAGCAGTTCGACGACAAGGTCAAGGAGATCGCGCGGGCCGCCAATGACCACGGCACCCCGATCCGCATCGGCGTCAACGCCGGCTCCCTGGACCGGCGCCTGCTCCAGAAGTACGGCAAGGCCACGCCCGAGGCCCTGGTCGAGTCGGCCCTGTGGGAGGCGTCGCTCTTCGAGGAGCACGACTTCCGCGACATCAAGATCTCGGTCAAGCACAACGACCCGGTCGTCATGGTCCGGGCCTACCAGCTGCTGGCGGAGAGTTGCGACTACCCCCTCCACCTCGGTGTGACGGAGGCCGGACCGGCGTTCCAGGGCACGATCAAGAGCGCGGTCGCCTTCGGTGCCCTCCTCTCCCAGGGCATCGGCGACACGATCCGCGTCTCCCTCTCCGCGCCGCCGGTGGAGGAGGTCAAGGTCGGCAACCAGATCCTGGAGTCCCTGAACCTCAAGCAGCGCGGCCTGGAGATCGTCTCCTGCCCGTCCTGCGGCCGCGCCCAGGTCGACGTCTACAAGCTGGCCGAAGAGGTCACCGCGGGCCTGACCGGCATGGAGGTCCCCCTCCGCGTCGCCGTCATGGGCTGCGTCGTCAACGGCCCCGGCGAGGCCCGCGAGGCCGACCTCGGCGTCGCCTCCGGCAACGGCAAGGGCCAGATCTTCGTCAAGGGCGAGGTCATCAAGACGGTCCCCGAGTCCAAGATCGTCGAGACCCTCATCGAGGAGGCGATGAAGATCGCCGAGCAGATGGAGGCGGACGGCGTGGCATCGGGCGAGCCGTCGGTGGCGGTCGCGGGCTGA
- a CDS encoding M50 family metallopeptidase: MFILGIVLFAVGLLASIAWHELGHLSTAKMFGIRVPQYMVGFGPTLWSRKKGDTEYGVKAIPFGGYIRMIGMFPPGPDGRLEARSTSPWRGMIEDARSAAFEELQPGDESRLFYTRKPWKRVIVMFAGPFMNLVLAFGLFLTVLMGFGIQQQTTTVSSVSPCVIAQTEKRDECKASDPESPAAAAGMKAGDKIVAFGGVRTEDWNTLSDLIRDSAGKQVPIVVDRGGEQVTLQATIATNRVVKKDAAGAYVEGEYVKAGFLGFSSATGVVKQDFGESVSWMTDRVGEAVDSLVALPSKIPALWDAAFGDGPREPDSPMGIVGAARVSGEIATLDIPASQQLATFVFLLAGFNLSLFLFNMLPLLPLDGGHIAGALWESLRRNLARVLRRPDPGPFDVAKLMPVAYVVAGIFVCFTLLVLVADLVNPVRIS; this comes from the coding sequence ATGTTCATCCTCGGCATAGTGCTGTTCGCCGTCGGGCTGCTGGCCTCGATCGCGTGGCACGAGCTGGGCCACCTGTCCACGGCCAAGATGTTCGGCATCCGGGTGCCGCAGTACATGGTCGGCTTCGGCCCGACCCTCTGGTCGCGGAAGAAGGGCGACACCGAGTACGGCGTCAAGGCGATCCCCTTCGGCGGCTACATCCGCATGATCGGCATGTTCCCGCCCGGCCCCGACGGCCGCCTGGAGGCCCGCTCCACCTCGCCCTGGCGCGGCATGATCGAGGACGCCCGCTCGGCCGCGTTCGAGGAGCTCCAGCCCGGCGACGAGTCCCGCCTCTTCTACACGCGCAAGCCGTGGAAGCGGGTCATCGTGATGTTCGCGGGCCCGTTCATGAACCTGGTCCTCGCCTTCGGACTGTTCCTCACCGTGCTGATGGGCTTCGGCATCCAGCAGCAGACCACCACCGTGAGCTCGGTCTCCCCGTGCGTCATCGCCCAGACCGAGAAGCGTGACGAGTGCAAGGCGTCCGACCCCGAGTCGCCGGCCGCGGCGGCGGGCATGAAGGCCGGCGACAAGATCGTCGCCTTCGGCGGGGTGCGCACCGAGGACTGGAACACCCTCTCCGACCTCATCCGCGACAGCGCCGGCAAGCAGGTGCCGATCGTCGTCGACCGGGGCGGCGAGCAGGTGACCCTGCAGGCGACGATCGCCACCAACCGGGTCGTCAAGAAGGACGCGGCCGGGGCTTACGTCGAGGGCGAGTACGTCAAGGCGGGCTTCCTCGGCTTCAGCTCGGCCACCGGCGTCGTCAAACAGGACTTCGGCGAGTCCGTGTCCTGGATGACCGACCGGGTCGGCGAGGCCGTCGACTCCCTCGTCGCCCTGCCCTCCAAGATCCCCGCCCTGTGGGACGCCGCGTTCGGCGACGGCCCGCGCGAACCCGACTCCCCGATGGGCATCGTCGGCGCGGCGAGGGTCAGCGGCGAGATCGCGACGCTCGACATCCCGGCCTCGCAGCAGCTGGCGACGTTCGTCTTCCTGCTGGCCGGCTTCAACCTCTCGCTGTTCCTGTTCAACATGCTCCCGCTGCTGCCGCTCGACGGCGGCCACATCGCGGGCGCCCTGTGGGAGTCGCTGCGCCGCAACCTGGCCAGGGTGCTGCGCCGGCCGGACCCGGGTCCGTTCGACGTGGCCAAGCTGATGCCGGTCGCCTACGTCGTCGCCGGAATCTTCGTCTGCTTCACCTTGCTGGTGCTGGTCGCGGACCTCGTTAACCCGGTCAGAATCTCCTAG
- the dxr gene encoding 1-deoxy-D-xylulose-5-phosphate reductoisomerase yields MSDSPAPLADPHLVYDPVAGDGPKDVVILGSTGSIGTQAIDLVLRNPDRFRVTALSANGGRVALLAEQAYRLKARTVAVAREDVVPALREALTAQYGTGEPLPEILAGPDAATQVAASDCHTVLNGITGSIGLAPTLAALEAGRTLALANKESLIVGGPLVKALAKPGQIIPVDSEHAALFQALASGTRADVRKLVVTASGGPFRGRTKAELANVTVEDALAHPTWAMGPVITINSATLVNKGLEVIEAHLLYDISFDRIEVVVHPQSYVHSMVEFTDGSTIAQATPPDMRGPIAIGLGWPERIPDAAPTFDWSKASTWEFFPLDNDAFPSVGLARHVGKLAGTAPAVFNAANEECVEAFRSGALPFNGIIETVTRVVEEHGTPRSGTSLTVADVLEAESWARERARELAAHTAEARA; encoded by the coding sequence ATGAGCGACAGTCCAGCCCCACTCGCCGACCCGCATCTCGTCTACGACCCCGTGGCGGGCGACGGCCCCAAGGACGTGGTGATCCTCGGCTCCACCGGCTCGATCGGCACCCAGGCCATCGACCTCGTGCTGCGCAACCCCGACCGGTTCCGGGTCACCGCCCTGTCCGCCAACGGCGGCCGGGTCGCCCTCCTCGCCGAGCAGGCGTACCGGCTGAAGGCGCGGACCGTCGCGGTCGCCCGCGAGGACGTCGTGCCGGCGCTGCGCGAGGCACTGACGGCCCAGTACGGCACGGGCGAGCCGCTCCCCGAGATCCTCGCCGGACCGGACGCGGCCACACAGGTCGCCGCCTCCGACTGCCACACCGTCCTGAACGGCATCACCGGCTCCATCGGCCTCGCGCCCACCCTCGCCGCCCTGGAGGCGGGCCGCACCCTCGCGCTCGCCAACAAGGAGTCGCTCATCGTCGGCGGCCCGCTGGTCAAGGCGCTCGCCAAGCCCGGGCAGATCATCCCGGTCGACTCCGAGCACGCCGCCCTGTTCCAGGCGCTGGCGTCCGGCACCCGCGCGGACGTGCGCAAGCTGGTGGTGACCGCCTCCGGCGGCCCCTTCCGTGGCCGCACCAAGGCCGAGCTCGCGAACGTGACCGTCGAGGACGCCCTCGCCCACCCCACCTGGGCCATGGGCCCGGTGATCACGATCAACTCCGCGACCCTGGTCAACAAGGGCCTGGAGGTCATCGAGGCGCACCTGCTCTACGACATTTCCTTCGACCGCATTGAGGTGGTCGTGCATCCCCAGTCGTATGTTCACTCGATGGTTGAGTTCACCGACGGATCCACGATCGCCCAGGCGACGCCCCCTGACATGCGCGGGCCCATCGCCATCGGCCTGGGCTGGCCCGAGCGCATCCCGGACGCCGCGCCCACCTTCGACTGGAGCAAGGCGTCGACCTGGGAGTTCTTCCCGCTCGACAACGACGCGTTCCCCTCGGTCGGCCTGGCGCGCCACGTGGGGAAGCTCGCGGGCACGGCTCCCGCGGTGTTCAATGCGGCCAACGAGGAGTGCGTGGAGGCCTTCCGGTCCGGCGCACTGCCGTTCAACGGGATCATCGAGACCGTGACGCGGGTGGTGGAGGAGCACGGCACCCCGCGCTCGGGAACTTCGCTGACCGTCGCGGACGTCCTCGAAGCGGAGAGCTGGGCCCGTGAGCGGGCCCGGGAACTGGCGGCACACACGGCGGAGGCCCGTGCATGA
- a CDS encoding acyl-CoA dehydrogenase family protein codes for MSAAPTKPTVTEREARQVAEEARQQDWRKPSFAKELFLGRFRLDLIHPHPMPTDEATQRGEEFLAKLRDFIETKVDGALIEREARIPDEVIDGLKELGAFGMKIDTKYGGLGLTQVYYNKALTLAGSASPAIGVLLSAHQSIGVPQPLKLFGTPEQKERFLPRCARTDISAFLLTEPDVGSDPARLATSAVPDGDDYVLDGVKLWTTNGVVADLLVVMARVPKSEGHKGGITAFVVESNSPGITVENRNAFMGLRGIENGVTRFHQVRVPAANRVGPEGAGLKIALTTLNTGRLSLPASCVAAGKWCLKIAREWSAAREQWGKPLAQHEAVGAKISFIAATTFALEAVTDLASQMADEDRNDIRIEGALAKLYASEMAWLMADELIQIRGGRGFETADSLRARGERGVPAEQVLRDLRINRIFEGSTEIMHLLIAREAVDAHLSVAGDLIDPDKSLQDKAKAGASAGVFYAKWLPKLVAGQGQLPYTYGEFKRGVDLSPHLRYVERTSRKLARSTFYGMSRWQGRMETKQGFLGRVVDIGAELFAMSAACVRAEHLRARGEHGREAYQLADAFCRQSRLRVEELFGRLWSNTDDLDRKVVKGVMAGTYEWLESGIVDPSDDGGVWIADATPGPSERENVHRPIR; via the coding sequence ATGTCCGCAGCACCCACGAAGCCCACTGTCACTGAGCGTGAGGCACGCCAAGTGGCGGAGGAGGCAAGGCAACAGGACTGGCGCAAGCCCAGTTTCGCCAAGGAGCTCTTCCTCGGCCGCTTCCGCCTGGACCTCATCCACCCCCACCCGATGCCCACCGACGAGGCCACCCAGCGCGGCGAGGAGTTCCTCGCCAAACTGCGCGACTTCATCGAGACGAAGGTCGACGGCGCCCTCATCGAACGCGAGGCCCGCATCCCCGACGAGGTGATCGACGGCCTCAAGGAACTCGGCGCCTTCGGCATGAAGATCGACACCAAGTACGGCGGGCTCGGCCTCACCCAGGTCTACTACAACAAGGCCCTCACCCTGGCCGGCTCCGCCAGCCCGGCGATCGGTGTCCTGCTCTCCGCCCATCAGTCGATCGGCGTACCGCAGCCGCTGAAGCTGTTCGGCACCCCGGAGCAGAAGGAACGGTTCCTGCCGCGCTGCGCCCGCACCGACATCAGCGCCTTCCTGCTGACCGAGCCCGACGTCGGCTCCGACCCGGCCCGTCTCGCCACCTCCGCCGTACCCGACGGTGACGACTACGTCCTCGACGGCGTGAAGCTGTGGACGACCAACGGCGTGGTCGCCGACCTCCTCGTCGTCATGGCGCGGGTGCCGAAGTCCGAGGGACACAAGGGCGGCATCACCGCCTTCGTCGTGGAGAGCAACTCGCCCGGCATCACCGTCGAGAACCGCAACGCCTTCATGGGCCTGCGCGGCATCGAGAACGGCGTCACCCGCTTCCACCAGGTCCGCGTCCCCGCCGCCAACCGCGTCGGTCCCGAGGGCGCCGGCCTGAAGATCGCGCTCACCACGCTGAACACCGGACGGCTGTCGCTGCCCGCGTCCTGCGTCGCGGCCGGCAAGTGGTGCCTGAAGATCGCCCGCGAGTGGTCGGCGGCACGCGAGCAGTGGGGCAAGCCGCTCGCCCAGCACGAGGCCGTCGGCGCCAAGATCTCCTTCATCGCGGCCACCACCTTCGCGCTGGAGGCCGTCACCGACCTCGCTTCGCAGATGGCCGACGAGGACCGCAACGACATCCGCATCGAAGGCGCCCTCGCCAAGCTGTACGCCTCCGAGATGGCCTGGCTCATGGCCGACGAGCTCATCCAGATCCGCGGCGGCCGGGGCTTCGAGACGGCCGACTCGCTCAGGGCGCGCGGCGAGCGCGGCGTCCCCGCCGAGCAGGTCCTGCGCGACCTGCGGATCAACCGCATCTTCGAGGGCTCGACGGAGATCATGCACCTCCTGATCGCCCGCGAGGCCGTCGACGCCCACCTCTCGGTCGCCGGTGACCTCATCGACCCCGACAAGTCCCTCCAGGACAAGGCCAAGGCGGGCGCGAGCGCCGGCGTCTTCTACGCCAAGTGGCTGCCGAAGCTGGTCGCCGGACAGGGACAACTGCCGTACACGTACGGCGAGTTCAAACGCGGCGTCGACCTCTCCCCGCACCTGCGCTACGTCGAACGCACCTCCCGCAAGCTGGCCCGGTCCACCTTCTACGGCATGTCACGCTGGCAGGGCCGCATGGAGACCAAGCAGGGCTTCCTGGGCCGGGTCGTCGACATCGGCGCCGAACTGTTCGCCATGAGCGCCGCCTGCGTCCGCGCCGAGCACCTGCGGGCCCGGGGCGAGCACGGCCGCGAGGCCTACCAGCTCGCCGACGCCTTCTGCCGGCAGTCCCGGCTGCGCGTCGAGGAGCTCTTCGGCCGGCTGTGGTCCAACACCGACGACCTCGACCGCAAGGTGGTCAAGGGAGTCATGGCAGGCACCTACGAGTGGCTGGAATCGGGCATCGTCGACCCCTCGGACGACGGCGGTGTGTGGATCGCGGACGCGACCCCGGGCCCGAGCGAGCGGGAGAACGTGCACCGCCCGATCCGGTGA
- a CDS encoding LacI family DNA-binding transcriptional regulator → MVTLAEVAQHAGVSASTVSYVLSGKRSISANTRQRVEQSIRELGYHPNAGARALASSRSNIIALMIPLRTDMYVPVMMEIAIAVATTARTHGYDVLLLTGEEGPDAVRRVTGSGLADAMILMDVELDDERLPLLRDGGAPARAKPRVGDHQPSVLIGLPADTAGLTCVDLDFKATGALCVEHLAKLGHRDIAVIGEAPAVYERHTGFAERTLDGLRLRSQELGMRLLHRPCEGGYDAMAVTLARIFDERPSTTGFVVQNESAVEPLLALLRQQGRAVPEDVSVVAICPDQVATQASVRLTSVSIPAQEMGRHAVRQLVAKLDGHGSDEVVLIAPELTVRASTGPAPSATH, encoded by the coding sequence ATGGTCACCCTCGCCGAGGTCGCCCAGCACGCCGGAGTCTCGGCGAGCACGGTGAGCTATGTCCTCAGCGGCAAGCGGTCCATCTCCGCGAACACCCGGCAGCGGGTCGAGCAGAGCATCCGTGAGCTCGGCTACCACCCGAACGCGGGTGCCCGTGCCCTGGCCAGCAGCCGGTCGAACATCATCGCGCTGATGATCCCGCTGCGCACCGACATGTACGTGCCGGTGATGATGGAGATCGCCATCGCCGTGGCCACCACGGCCCGCACGCACGGCTACGACGTCCTGCTGCTGACCGGCGAGGAGGGCCCCGACGCCGTGCGCCGGGTCACCGGCAGCGGGCTCGCGGACGCGATGATCCTGATGGACGTCGAGCTGGACGACGAGCGGCTGCCGCTGCTGCGCGATGGGGGCGCCCCCGCTCGAGCGAAGCCGAGAGTGGGGGACCACCAGCCGTCCGTGCTGATCGGGCTGCCCGCCGACACCGCCGGGCTGACCTGCGTCGACCTCGACTTCAAGGCGACCGGGGCGCTGTGCGTGGAGCATCTGGCGAAGCTGGGGCACCGCGACATCGCTGTCATAGGAGAGGCCCCGGCGGTCTACGAGCGGCACACGGGTTTCGCCGAGCGCACGCTGGACGGACTCCGGCTGCGTTCGCAGGAGTTGGGGATGCGGCTGCTGCACCGGCCGTGCGAGGGCGGCTACGACGCCATGGCCGTCACCCTCGCCCGGATCTTCGACGAGCGCCCGAGCACCACGGGGTTCGTCGTGCAGAACGAGTCGGCCGTCGAGCCGCTGCTCGCCCTGCTGCGCCAGCAGGGCCGCGCCGTACCGGAGGACGTGTCGGTCGTCGCGATCTGCCCCGACCAGGTCGCCACACAGGCCTCGGTGCGGCTGACGTCGGTCTCCATCCCCGCGCAGGAGATGGGCCGGCATGCCGTGCGGCAGCTGGTCGCCAAGCTGGACGGGCACGGCAGCGACGAAGTCGTGCTGATCGCACCCGAGTTGACGGTCCGGGCGAGCACGGGTCCGGCACCGTCCGCGACCCACTGA
- a CDS encoding glycoside hydrolase family 31 protein: MSQPGAVSLAQSSPTVGTFRERDGALEWSGRQETVRVEPWGPDAVRVRARLGGPILDGLPGALLDEPPATESSVKIGDGEAQLTVGALTVHVDAEGLIRFLRTEDSAELLAEARAHFWWPGPRLYTAVGNGHHRLEQRFAAYDDERLYGLGQHQHGRFDQKGLVLDLVQRNAEVGIPVLASSRGYTLLWNNPAIGRVELAHNGTRWVADSARQIDYWITAGSPADGQRRYSAATGRTPMLPEWAAGFWQCKLRYRTQDELLGVAREYKRRGLPVSAIVCDFFHWTHLGDWKFDPAEWPDPAAMVRELEELGIKLVVSVWPSVSPLSENHPLMEQRGYFIGTQYGPMAHADWPDKEVASTVQIAFYDATNPEAREFVWSRIKENYLDPYGITAFWLDACEPELKPGFPENLRYWAGPGLEVGNSYPAENSRTFYEGLRASGEEEIVTLNRSAWAGSQRYGAALWSGDIGTDFPTLRRQIAAGLNTAMSGIPWWNTDIGGFHGGDPDDPAYREVMIRWFQFGALSPLMRLHGFRDPGMPLGPEMTGGPNEVWSYGEQARPILEAYLRLRERLKPYVLDVMREAHEEGLPVMRPLFLEFPADKPCWQVSDAYLLGADLLVAPVLEPGATARTTYLPAGARWTDAWTGEAYEGGRAVTVDAPLDRIPLFLRDGARLPIKE; this comes from the coding sequence ATGTCCCAGCCGGGCGCGGTCAGCCTCGCGCAGTCGTCGCCGACCGTCGGCACGTTCCGTGAGCGGGACGGTGCGCTGGAGTGGAGCGGCCGGCAGGAGACCGTCCGCGTCGAGCCGTGGGGGCCGGACGCGGTCCGGGTGCGTGCCCGGCTCGGTGGTCCGATCCTCGACGGGCTGCCGGGTGCGCTGCTCGACGAACCGCCGGCCACGGAGAGCTCGGTCAAGATCGGTGACGGGGAGGCGCAGCTGACCGTGGGCGCCCTGACCGTCCACGTCGACGCCGAGGGCCTGATCCGTTTCCTGCGCACCGAGGACTCCGCCGAGCTCCTCGCGGAGGCCCGCGCCCACTTCTGGTGGCCGGGCCCGCGTCTGTACACCGCCGTCGGCAACGGCCATCACCGCCTGGAGCAGCGGTTCGCAGCCTACGACGACGAGCGGCTGTACGGCCTCGGCCAGCACCAGCACGGCCGGTTCGACCAGAAGGGCCTGGTCCTGGACCTGGTGCAGCGCAACGCCGAGGTCGGCATCCCGGTGCTCGCCTCCAGCCGGGGCTACACCCTGCTGTGGAACAACCCGGCGATCGGCCGCGTGGAGCTCGCGCACAACGGCACCCGCTGGGTCGCCGACTCCGCCCGGCAGATCGACTACTGGATCACCGCGGGCTCCCCGGCCGACGGCCAGCGCCGCTACAGCGCGGCGACGGGCCGTACGCCGATGCTGCCGGAGTGGGCGGCGGGCTTCTGGCAGTGCAAGCTGCGCTACCGCACGCAGGACGAACTCCTCGGTGTGGCGAGGGAGTACAAGCGCCGGGGTCTGCCCGTCTCGGCGATCGTGTGCGACTTCTTCCACTGGACGCACCTGGGCGACTGGAAGTTCGACCCGGCCGAGTGGCCCGACCCGGCGGCCATGGTCCGCGAACTGGAAGAGCTGGGCATCAAGCTGGTCGTGTCCGTGTGGCCTTCGGTGTCGCCGCTGAGCGAGAACCATCCCCTGATGGAGCAGCGCGGCTACTTCATCGGCACCCAGTACGGCCCCATGGCGCACGCCGACTGGCCCGACAAGGAGGTCGCCTCCACCGTCCAGATCGCCTTCTACGACGCCACGAACCCCGAGGCCCGGGAGTTCGTGTGGTCGAGGATCAAGGAGAACTACCTCGACCCGTACGGCATCACGGCCTTCTGGCTGGACGCCTGCGAGCCCGAGCTCAAGCCCGGTTTCCCGGAGAACCTGCGCTACTGGGCGGGCCCCGGCTTGGAGGTCGGCAACAGCTACCCGGCCGAGAACTCCCGCACCTTCTACGAGGGGCTCCGCGCGTCCGGCGAGGAGGAGATCGTCACCCTCAACCGCTCGGCGTGGGCGGGCAGCCAGCGCTACGGCGCCGCCCTGTGGTCCGGTGACATCGGCACCGACTTCCCGACCCTGCGCCGCCAGATCGCGGCCGGCCTGAACACCGCGATGTCCGGCATCCCGTGGTGGAACACGGACATCGGCGGCTTCCACGGCGGCGACCCGGACGACCCCGCCTACCGCGAGGTCATGATCCGCTGGTTCCAGTTCGGCGCCCTGTCCCCGCTGATGCGTCTGCACGGCTTCCGCGACCCGGGCATGCCGCTGGGCCCCGAGATGACCGGCGGCCCGAACGAGGTGTGGTCCTACGGCGAGCAGGCCCGCCCGATCCTGGAGGCGTACCTGCGGCTGCGCGAGCGCCTGAAGCCGTACGTCCTCGACGTCATGCGCGAGGCCCACGAGGAGGGCCTGCCGGTGATGCGGCCGCTGTTCCTGGAGTTCCCCGCGGACAAGCCGTGCTGGCAGGTCTCGGATGCCTATCTGCTCGGCGCGGACCTGCTGGTGGCACCGGTCCTGGAGCCGGGCGCGACGGCCCGGACGACGTACCTTCCGGCCGGGGCACGGTGGACGGACGCCTGGACCGGGGAGGCTTACGAGGGCGGACGGGCCGTCACCGTCGACGCCCCGCTGGACCGCATCCCGCTGTTCCTGCGGGACGGGGCACGGCTGCCGATCAAGGAGTAG
- a CDS encoding sulfotransferase family protein: protein MSTPPLALALANQLLRPAFRSRRSPDRIFDRIVVETGEAKGDGQFVDDFRALLGWWAKADNLTPVGWQSAQVFVRRHLANRARIRRLIAEHPEIEREPIEKPVFVVGLPRTATTVTHAVLALSAEHRGPLLWELLSPDLELPPRERRRAITAGRRMVQGTHLFTPRFRDIHPMAAEGPEECTFALPHALMPLSQALIPEYTAWYRERDFTDDYRYLKQVFQVLQYGRPRRRWVLKSPLHLGNLDALHRVFPDATLVWCHRDPVTAVASFCSLIEHGMTVSTRPLDLHGIGATWFGLLSRAVRRGLAARAALPREAVVDAPYSWLGAEPAVGAPKLYDAVGAPWTQAEAARLAGVVARPKGTRPHRYDLARYGLDRDEVEAAFADYNALRAEVDPA, encoded by the coding sequence GTGTCCACGCCTCCCCTGGCTCTCGCCCTGGCCAATCAGCTGCTGCGGCCGGCGTTCCGTTCCCGGCGCAGTCCCGACCGGATCTTCGACCGGATCGTCGTGGAGACGGGAGAGGCGAAGGGGGACGGACAGTTCGTCGACGACTTCCGGGCGCTGCTGGGCTGGTGGGCGAAGGCCGACAACCTCACGCCGGTCGGCTGGCAGTCCGCGCAGGTCTTCGTGCGCCGGCATCTCGCCAACCGGGCCAGGATCCGGAGGCTGATCGCCGAGCATCCGGAGATCGAGCGGGAGCCGATCGAGAAGCCGGTGTTCGTGGTGGGCCTGCCGCGCACCGCGACCACGGTCACGCACGCCGTGCTGGCGCTGTCGGCCGAGCACCGCGGCCCGCTGCTGTGGGAACTGCTCTCCCCCGACCTGGAGTTGCCGCCCCGCGAGCGCCGCAGGGCGATCACGGCCGGGCGCCGGATGGTCCAGGGCACCCACCTGTTCACGCCGCGCTTCCGCGACATCCACCCGATGGCGGCCGAGGGCCCGGAGGAGTGCACCTTCGCCCTGCCGCACGCCCTGATGCCGCTGTCGCAGGCACTGATCCCCGAGTACACGGCGTGGTACCGCGAGCGGGACTTCACCGACGACTACCGGTATCTCAAGCAGGTGTTCCAGGTCCTCCAGTACGGCCGTCCGCGCCGCCGCTGGGTGCTGAAGTCCCCGCTGCACCTGGGCAACCTGGACGCGCTGCACCGGGTGTTCCCGGACGCCACGCTCGTGTGGTGCCACCGTGACCCGGTCACCGCCGTGGCCTCGTTCTGCAGCCTGATCGAGCACGGCATGACCGTCAGCACCCGCCCGCTCGACCTGCACGGCATCGGCGCGACCTGGTTCGGCCTGCTCTCTCGTGCCGTTCGCCGCGGGCTCGCGGCCCGTGCCGCACTCCCCCGCGAGGCGGTCGTGGACGCCCCGTACTCCTGGCTCGGCGCCGAGCCGGCCGTCGGTGCGCCCAAGCTCTACGACGCGGTCGGCGCACCATGGACGCAAGCGGAGGCCGCCCGGCTCGCCGGCGTGGTCGCCCGGCCGAAGGGCACCCGCCCGCACCGCTACGACCTGGCCCGTTACGGCCTGGACCGCGACGAGGTCGAGGCCGCCTTCGCGGACTACAACGCGCTGCGGGCCGAGGTCGACCCCGCCTGA
- a CDS encoding glycoside hydrolase family 12 protein, which yields MARSTLRKIATVVLAPAMALGATVGLASAPASAAVWNSCDQWGNTSLNGYTLYNNIWGSGAGSQCVWANSGTNWGVWANHPNTGGIKSYPNSKKVINKTIASLGSLTSNYNVTVPSSGAYNTSYDIWDTDYDYEIMLWVNYNGAVGPLGTSQGNVTLGGHTWTVYKGSNGANEVFSFLRTSDSSSGSVNIKPILTWISGTKGWMSSSETIGDVQFGYEITSSSGGLDFVTNNLTVSSS from the coding sequence ATGGCAAGGAGCACACTGCGCAAGATCGCCACGGTCGTGCTGGCCCCGGCGATGGCCCTCGGCGCCACCGTCGGCCTCGCCTCCGCCCCCGCCTCGGCCGCCGTCTGGAACTCCTGCGACCAGTGGGGCAACACCAGCCTCAACGGCTACACGCTCTACAACAACATCTGGGGCTCCGGCGCCGGCAGCCAGTGCGTCTGGGCCAACTCCGGCACCAACTGGGGCGTCTGGGCGAACCATCCCAACACCGGCGGCATCAAGTCCTACCCGAACTCCAAGAAGGTGATCAACAAGACGATCGCCTCCCTCGGCTCGCTCACCAGCAACTACAACGTCACCGTCCCGTCGTCCGGCGCGTACAACACGTCGTACGACATCTGGGACACCGACTACGACTACGAGATCATGCTCTGGGTCAACTACAACGGCGCCGTCGGCCCGCTCGGCACCTCGCAGGGCAATGTCACCCTCGGCGGCCATACCTGGACCGTCTACAAGGGCAGCAACGGGGCCAACGAGGTGTTCTCGTTCCTGCGGACCTCCGACTCCAGCTCCGGGAGCGTCAACATCAAGCCGATCCTGACCTGGATCTCGGGCACCAAGGGCTGGATGTCCAGCTCCGAGACCATCGGTGACGTCCAGTTCGGCTACGAGATCACCTCGTCGTCGGGCGGCCTGGACTTCGTCACCAACAATCTGACCGTCAGCAGCAGCTGA